The Candidatus Nitrosymbiomonas proteolyticus genome has a segment encoding these proteins:
- a CDS encoding DNA gyrase subunit A yields MEEPTPIEVIDVQEELGRSYVNYAMSVIIARALPDVRDGLKPVQRRVLYTMRELNLTPDNAYTKSAKVTGDTSGNYHPHGDDIIYPTLVRMAQPFNMRYPLVDGQGNFGNVDGDPPAAKRYTECRLTAIAMEMLEDLDRETVDWIPNYLQTLNEPTVLPAKFPNLLCNGVSGIAVGMATNMPPHNLTEVCNAILMRIDSPDCTLDDVMEVMPGPDFPTYGIIMGASGIRSAYETGRGSIIMQAKTMIEPSEMGKSKIIVTEIPYQVNKENLKRTIGQLVKDKKFDGILSVQDYSDKRGMRMEIELRRDINPNKALNFLLKHSQLRTTFGAIMLSLVDGAPRVSPLLVLLDEYIDHRREVIERRTRYELYRALEEVHLNEGFQIARRFLDEIIALIRNSDDPAKARAAMVRQFELSPFQANAILNMALRRLTKLEQTKLEEDYKAALLRVHDLMDILSDPIRLTKVMKDEIVALRDKFGDERRTKIVAREARDFSDEDLVPEEDAIISISRDGYIKRVSKDAYRVQKRGGKGVSNVHKTDDEPAHLFQVNTHHYILFFTDRGRVYKLRAFEIPETGRYAKGMPVINYVAIESDERVTATISIKNLKDPGFLIMITRQGEVKRTAISKFANIRSNGLIAFDIEEGDDLCWVLRSRGDDDVIIVTRRGQSIRFSEKGITSRSRAAGGVRAMRLKPKDYIVSADIISDDNTLLVVGENGYGKRTALSEYRVQGRGGSGILTMNVTSKTGEIVSAEVVAPDDRLLIMTTQGKAIRTPVKDIRLVGRVAQGVKLINLAQGDSVRSIARLIRSADEGEFDDIEEPEGADEGSEELEE; encoded by the coding sequence TTGGAAGAACCCACCCCGATCGAAGTCATCGACGTTCAAGAAGAGCTTGGTCGTTCGTATGTGAACTACGCGATGTCCGTCATCATCGCTCGGGCGCTCCCCGACGTGAGGGACGGCCTGAAGCCAGTGCAACGGCGAGTGCTCTATACGATGCGCGAGCTCAATCTCACGCCGGACAACGCCTACACCAAGAGCGCCAAGGTCACGGGCGACACCTCGGGAAACTATCACCCGCACGGCGACGACATCATCTACCCGACGCTCGTCAGGATGGCGCAGCCCTTCAATATGAGGTATCCGCTCGTTGACGGCCAAGGCAACTTTGGCAACGTCGACGGCGACCCGCCCGCCGCAAAGCGATATACGGAATGCCGCCTTACCGCTATCGCGATGGAGATGCTCGAGGACCTCGACCGAGAAACCGTCGATTGGATCCCCAACTACCTCCAGACCCTGAACGAGCCCACCGTCTTGCCCGCGAAGTTTCCGAATCTGCTCTGCAATGGCGTGTCGGGAATCGCCGTCGGCATGGCGACAAATATGCCCCCGCACAACCTGACCGAAGTCTGCAACGCGATTCTGATGCGGATCGACAGCCCAGATTGCACCCTGGACGACGTCATGGAGGTGATGCCCGGCCCCGACTTCCCGACCTACGGGATCATCATGGGCGCCAGCGGCATCCGAAGCGCCTACGAGACGGGCCGAGGCTCCATCATCATGCAAGCGAAGACGATGATCGAGCCCTCGGAAATGGGCAAGTCCAAGATCATCGTCACCGAGATCCCGTACCAGGTCAACAAGGAGAACCTCAAGCGTACGATCGGCCAGCTCGTGAAGGACAAGAAGTTCGACGGCATCCTGAGCGTCCAGGACTACTCCGACAAGCGCGGAATGAGGATGGAGATCGAACTCCGCAGGGACATCAACCCCAATAAGGCGCTCAACTTCCTTCTCAAGCACTCCCAACTCCGGACCACTTTCGGAGCCATCATGCTCTCCCTGGTCGACGGGGCCCCGCGAGTTTCTCCGCTGCTCGTTCTGCTCGACGAATACATCGATCACCGCCGCGAAGTCATCGAGCGCAGGACAAGGTATGAGTTGTACCGCGCTCTCGAAGAGGTCCACCTCAACGAAGGGTTCCAGATCGCCCGCAGGTTCCTCGACGAGATCATCGCGCTGATCCGAAACTCAGATGACCCGGCGAAGGCCCGCGCGGCGATGGTCCGGCAATTCGAACTGAGCCCATTCCAAGCCAACGCCATCCTCAACATGGCCCTTAGGCGACTCACCAAACTGGAACAGACCAAGCTCGAAGAGGACTACAAGGCTGCGCTCCTTCGCGTACACGACCTCATGGACATCCTGAGCGATCCGATTCGGCTGACGAAAGTCATGAAGGACGAGATCGTGGCGCTTCGGGACAAGTTCGGCGACGAAAGGCGAACCAAGATCGTCGCCCGCGAAGCGCGGGATTTCAGCGACGAAGACCTCGTGCCCGAAGAAGACGCGATCATCTCGATCTCGCGCGACGGGTACATCAAGCGCGTGAGCAAGGACGCCTATCGAGTTCAAAAGAGGGGCGGCAAGGGCGTCAGCAACGTCCACAAGACGGACGATGAGCCCGCTCACCTCTTCCAGGTGAACACGCACCACTACATCCTCTTCTTCACCGATCGAGGCCGCGTGTACAAGCTCCGCGCGTTCGAAATCCCCGAAACCGGTCGGTACGCCAAGGGAATGCCCGTGATCAACTACGTGGCCATCGAAAGCGACGAGCGCGTCACGGCGACGATCAGCATAAAGAATCTCAAGGACCCCGGATTCCTCATCATGATCACGAGGCAAGGCGAGGTCAAGAGAACCGCCATCTCGAAGTTCGCCAACATCCGATCGAACGGCCTGATTGCCTTTGACATCGAAGAAGGCGACGATCTCTGTTGGGTGCTCCGCTCACGTGGAGACGACGACGTGATCATCGTGACCCGTCGAGGTCAATCTATCCGCTTCAGCGAAAAGGGCATCACCAGCCGATCACGGGCGGCCGGAGGAGTTCGCGCCATGCGGCTCAAGCCCAAAGACTACATCGTCTCCGCCGACATCATCTCGGACGACAACACCCTCTTGGTCGTTGGCGAAAACGGCTACGGCAAGCGCACAGCGCTGTCCGAATATAGAGTCCAGGGTCGGGGCGGCTCCGGCATCCTTACGATGAACGTGACCAGCAAGACGGGCGAGATCGTCAGCGCCGAGGTGGTCGCGCCCGACGACCGGCTGCTGATTATGACCACGCAAGGCAAGGCGATCCGAACTCCGGTGAAGGACATCCGGCTCGTGGGCCGCGTCGCCCAGGGGGTCAAGCTGATCAACCTCGCACAAGGCGACTCCGTAAGGTCGATCGCTCGGCTCATCCGGTCGGCAGACGAAGGGGAGTTCGACGACATCGAGGAACCTGAAGGGGCCGACGAGGGTTCTGAAGAACTCGAGGAGTAG
- a CDS encoding 2-oxoglutarate oxidoreductase subunit KorB, producing the protein MSYIPKPQVRTPALRANSVGLTRRDYEGAFSTLCAGCGHDSITAAIIQAFWELEIEPHKVAKLSGIGCSSKTPAYFLKQAHGFNGVHGRMPAVATGVSAANRELKLIGVSGDGDSLSIGLGQLCHAIRRNINALYIVENNGVYGLTKGQFSASADPGSTNKQGTPNTMEAIDGVLLALSLGATFVARSFSGDKDQLVPILKAGLLHQGFAFVDVVSPCVTFNDHVGSTKSYAYTREHAVEVVHADLILPKEEITADYEPGSENRVTMHDGSTVRLHKVAEDYDPSDRDRAYNYVRSKQRAGELVTGMLYLSTESRDMMEQLGAVPEPLISVPYSDLCPGSEELARLQERFR; encoded by the coding sequence ATGAGCTACATCCCTAAACCCCAAGTCCGCACGCCGGCCCTCCGGGCCAATTCCGTGGGCTTGACGCGCCGCGATTACGAAGGCGCGTTCTCGACGCTTTGCGCGGGTTGTGGACACGACTCCATCACGGCAGCGATCATCCAGGCGTTTTGGGAACTCGAAATCGAGCCCCACAAAGTGGCCAAGCTTTCAGGGATCGGATGCTCGTCCAAGACTCCGGCTTACTTCCTCAAACAAGCGCACGGGTTCAACGGCGTCCACGGCCGAATGCCTGCGGTCGCGACCGGGGTCTCCGCGGCCAATCGGGAACTGAAGCTGATCGGGGTCTCCGGCGACGGGGATTCGCTCTCGATCGGCCTTGGGCAGCTTTGCCACGCGATCCGAAGGAACATCAACGCCCTCTATATCGTGGAGAACAACGGGGTCTACGGACTCACCAAGGGCCAGTTCTCCGCCTCAGCCGACCCCGGCTCAACCAACAAGCAAGGCACACCGAATACGATGGAGGCCATCGACGGCGTGTTGCTGGCCCTTAGCCTGGGCGCGACCTTCGTCGCCAGGAGCTTTTCCGGCGACAAGGACCAGCTCGTTCCCATTCTGAAAGCCGGCCTCCTCCACCAGGGCTTTGCCTTCGTCGATGTGGTTTCGCCCTGCGTGACCTTCAACGACCACGTTGGTTCGACGAAGAGCTATGCTTACACCCGCGAGCACGCCGTCGAGGTCGTCCATGCGGACCTGATCCTTCCCAAAGAAGAGATCACCGCCGATTATGAGCCGGGCTCCGAGAACCGAGTCACGATGCACGATGGAAGCACGGTCAGGCTCCACAAGGTGGCCGAAGATTACGACCCCTCCGACCGAGACCGGGCCTACAATTACGTGCGTTCGAAGCAACGGGCAGGGGAACTGGTCACAGGGATGCTGTATCTCTCGACCGAATCTCGCGACATGATGGAGCAACTGGGGGCAGTCCCCGAGCCGCTCATAAGCGTGCCCTACAGCGACCTCTGCCCAGGAAGCGAGGAGCTAGCCCGGCTGCAAGAGCGGTTTCGATAG
- a CDS encoding 2-oxoacid:acceptor oxidoreductase subunit alpha, which yields MNDPVNDFALRIATANGTGSASANNLLMQAIFRMGIPVSGKNLFPSNIQGLPTWYEIRVSNKGYTARPKDFDLLAALNAATMAQDIAGMKSGGWVLFDSSRPLDKKLGRDDLHFIGVPFARLCNSNFEGVRERILMKNIAYVGAVGALLDIDKDTLAALTAEKFKKKPALLKSNQKAIELGYSYTKKHFECPLPIRLTKMDSTREHILIDGNTSAALGCLYAGATVGAWYPITPATSLMEAFSAFCQRYRKNPKSGKNRFAIVQAEDELSAIGMVIGASWAGARAFTSTSGPGVSLMNEFLGLAYYAEIPAVLFDVQRTGPSTGMPTRTQQADLLTCAYASHGDTKHICLYPADPKEAFDMAVKAFDLAEQFQTPVIVLSDLDIGMNDWMTPKLQWDDNYRPNRGKVLSAEELERIERFYRYMDIDEDGVPYRTLPGVHPKGSYFTRGSGHNRFGFYTEDSDEYREVMDRITRKFETASKAVPEALIHGSGARTGLVTLGSGHAACSEAVDLMKERGDGMDYMRIRGFPFGPEVKEFLLAHEVNYIVEQNRDGQLRRLLMIETEVPADRLRSVLYYAGMPLCAECVVEGVQAFSGVPA from the coding sequence ATGAACGACCCTGTTAACGACTTTGCCCTGCGCATCGCCACAGCCAACGGAACCGGTTCAGCGAGCGCCAACAACCTCTTGATGCAGGCGATCTTCCGCATGGGCATCCCTGTCAGCGGAAAGAACCTGTTCCCTTCGAACATTCAAGGGTTGCCCACTTGGTACGAGATTCGAGTCAGCAACAAAGGCTACACGGCGCGTCCGAAGGACTTCGATTTGCTCGCCGCACTCAACGCCGCCACGATGGCCCAGGACATTGCCGGCATGAAGAGCGGCGGCTGGGTCCTTTTCGACTCGTCAAGGCCGCTCGATAAGAAGCTCGGACGCGACGATCTTCACTTTATCGGAGTCCCTTTCGCCAGACTCTGCAATTCGAACTTCGAAGGGGTACGCGAGCGGATTCTGATGAAAAACATCGCGTACGTCGGGGCCGTTGGCGCGCTGCTCGATATCGACAAGGACACCCTCGCGGCGCTCACGGCGGAGAAGTTCAAAAAGAAACCGGCTCTCCTCAAGTCGAACCAAAAGGCGATCGAACTCGGCTACTCCTACACGAAGAAACACTTCGAGTGCCCCTTGCCGATCCGCCTCACGAAGATGGACTCCACGCGGGAGCACATTTTGATTGACGGCAACACGTCCGCCGCCCTGGGGTGTCTCTACGCGGGGGCCACCGTCGGGGCGTGGTATCCCATCACTCCTGCGACTTCGCTCATGGAGGCTTTTTCGGCGTTTTGCCAGCGATATCGGAAGAACCCGAAATCAGGCAAGAACCGGTTTGCGATCGTCCAAGCGGAAGACGAACTCTCCGCAATCGGCATGGTTATCGGCGCTTCCTGGGCGGGGGCACGGGCGTTCACTTCGACCTCAGGCCCAGGCGTTTCGCTCATGAACGAGTTTCTGGGGCTCGCCTATTACGCGGAAATTCCGGCAGTCCTCTTTGACGTGCAGCGAACGGGCCCCTCGACCGGAATGCCCACCCGCACGCAACAGGCCGACCTCCTGACCTGTGCTTACGCCTCTCACGGCGACACCAAGCACATCTGCCTCTACCCGGCAGACCCCAAGGAGGCGTTCGATATGGCCGTGAAAGCGTTCGATCTCGCCGAACAGTTTCAAACACCCGTCATCGTCCTCTCCGACCTCGACATTGGGATGAACGACTGGATGACGCCCAAGCTGCAATGGGACGACAACTACCGGCCCAATCGGGGAAAGGTGCTCTCTGCCGAGGAGTTGGAGCGGATCGAGCGTTTCTATCGCTACATGGATATCGACGAAGACGGAGTGCCCTACCGGACCCTTCCTGGCGTCCATCCCAAAGGCTCCTACTTCACCCGCGGCTCGGGCCACAACCGATTCGGGTTCTATACGGAGGACTCCGACGAATACCGCGAGGTCATGGACCGGATCACGCGCAAGTTCGAGACGGCGTCAAAAGCCGTTCCAGAAGCGCTCATCCACGGTAGCGGCGCCCGAACGGGTCTTGTCACGCTCGGAAGCGGCCACGCGGCTTGCTCGGAGGCCGTTGACCTGATGAAAGAACGCGGGGACGGTATGGACTACATGAGGATCCGGGGCTTTCCGTTCGGTCCGGAGGTCAAGGAGTTCCTTTTAGCGCACGAGGTGAATTACATCGTCGAACAAAACCGCGACGGGCAACTGAGGCGGCTGCTCATGATCGAGACTGAAGTTCCGGCGGACCGGCTGCGTTCGGTCCTGTACTATGCGGGGATGCCGCTCTGCGCGGAGTGCGTCGTCGAAGGCGTTCAGGCCTTTTCGGGGGTACCGGCATGA
- a CDS encoding glutamate synthase codes for MQRTDVDDPSYYHRVVDCQWACPAHTNVPEYIRLIAQGRFDDAYMVNRESNVFPGILGRTCDRPCEPACRRTRIDGKPVAICRLKRVAADHKSNIRPRLPKVPKKKNGKRIALIGAGPASLTVANDLMPLGYECTVFEAGPSAGGLMRINIPAFRLPAEVLDEETGYILDMGVDIRYNTPITSLKALLDSKEFDAVFVGSGAPKGKELDLPGRFDSDQVFIGIEWLASIHFGHIESVGDRVLVIGVGNTAMDCCRSAKRLGAKEVKVIARKTRKYFKASPWELEDAEEEQIEILESLSPVQFLVENGKLVGMEFEKYHSQEIDGKLVQELEGRQIVPCDTVILAIGQENAFPWIERDIGLEFGQWDMPVVDRKTFMSTREGVFFGGDAAWGPQNIIWAVEHGHQAAISIHQFCEGLPVDERPASGQTLTSTKMGLHEWSYSNNYDPAARQKMRHVEMGLRFSAMKIEVEEGFTEEQTLAEVERCLNCDVQTHFTGPLCIECDACIDVCPTDCLTITRAGEESEVLADLTAPRIEPSQPLFASSPLKQTGRLMIKDENLCLHCGLCAERCPTAAWDMKRFVLKLPYAGRPAMKPTIKMIEATATP; via the coding sequence ATGCAACGCACGGACGTTGACGACCCTAGTTATTACCATCGGGTCGTCGATTGCCAGTGGGCTTGCCCGGCCCACACTAATGTCCCTGAGTACATTCGACTTATCGCTCAAGGAAGGTTCGACGACGCCTACATGGTTAACAGGGAGTCGAACGTCTTTCCCGGAATCTTGGGTAGGACTTGCGACCGACCCTGTGAGCCTGCCTGTCGAAGGACCCGCATCGACGGCAAGCCGGTCGCCATTTGCCGGCTGAAACGCGTGGCCGCGGACCACAAGAGCAACATCCGCCCAAGGCTTCCGAAGGTCCCCAAAAAGAAGAACGGGAAGCGGATCGCCCTGATCGGCGCGGGGCCAGCCTCCCTGACCGTCGCCAACGACCTCATGCCGCTGGGTTATGAGTGCACCGTTTTTGAAGCCGGTCCCAGCGCGGGCGGGCTCATGAGAATCAACATCCCCGCCTTTCGACTGCCCGCCGAGGTTCTCGACGAAGAAACCGGATACATCCTCGACATGGGCGTCGATATCCGCTACAACACCCCGATCACGAGCCTCAAGGCTCTTCTCGATTCCAAGGAGTTCGACGCGGTGTTTGTGGGAAGCGGCGCGCCGAAGGGCAAAGAACTGGACCTACCCGGACGGTTCGACTCCGACCAGGTCTTCATCGGGATCGAGTGGTTGGCCTCGATTCACTTCGGACATATCGAATCCGTCGGCGACCGGGTGCTCGTCATCGGCGTAGGCAACACAGCGATGGACTGCTGCCGGTCGGCCAAGCGTCTGGGGGCGAAGGAAGTCAAGGTCATCGCCCGGAAGACCCGCAAGTACTTCAAGGCGTCACCCTGGGAGTTGGAGGACGCCGAGGAAGAACAGATCGAAATCCTCGAAAGCCTGTCGCCGGTTCAGTTCCTCGTCGAGAACGGCAAGCTCGTCGGGATGGAGTTTGAGAAGTACCACTCGCAGGAGATCGACGGCAAACTCGTCCAGGAGTTGGAGGGCAGGCAAATCGTCCCTTGCGACACCGTGATCCTTGCGATCGGCCAGGAGAACGCGTTTCCGTGGATCGAGCGGGACATCGGCCTCGAGTTTGGGCAATGGGATATGCCGGTCGTCGACCGCAAAACGTTCATGTCCACTCGCGAAGGCGTTTTCTTCGGCGGCGATGCGGCTTGGGGCCCCCAAAACATCATCTGGGCGGTCGAACACGGACACCAGGCCGCAATCTCGATCCACCAATTCTGCGAAGGGCTCCCAGTCGACGAGCGGCCGGCTTCGGGACAAACCTTGACGAGCACCAAAATGGGCTTGCACGAGTGGTCCTACAGCAACAACTACGATCCCGCAGCGAGGCAAAAGATGCGGCACGTCGAGATGGGACTCAGGTTCTCGGCGATGAAGATCGAGGTCGAAGAAGGCTTCACCGAAGAACAAACCTTGGCCGAAGTCGAGCGGTGCCTCAACTGCGACGTGCAGACGCACTTCACCGGCCCGCTCTGCATTGAGTGCGACGCCTGCATCGACGTCTGTCCGACCGACTGCCTTACGATCACGCGCGCGGGCGAGGAATCTGAAGTCCTGGCCGACCTCACCGCCCCTCGGATCGAACCAAGTCAGCCGCTGTTCGCCTCAAGCCCCCTCAAACAGACGGGCCGGTTGATGATCAAGGACGAAAACCTGTGCTTGCACTGCGGGCTCTGTGCCGAACGGTGCCCCACCGCCGCATGGGACATGAAGCGATTTGTCTTGAAGCTTCCCTACGCTGGACGGCCAGCCATGAAGCCGACAATAAAGATGATTGAGGCGACAGCCACGCCATGA
- a CDS encoding L-alanine-forming cysteine desulfurase/L-selenocysteine selenide-lyase: MLAGVAGLAALRNDALDTLDRWIGNERLGSGAQAAADEGFWAQIQQAFTLDRTMINLNNGGVCPSPRVVQDALRRYIEYSNQAPSYYMWRHLETEVESVRRRLAEAFGCGAEEIAITRNASEALENCLFGFDLQREDEVLTTTLDYPRMITTIRQRERREGIRMVQVRVPPVVDSMEEIVRRIEEGITPRTKLILFCHVVFLNGQIFPAQAICALGERRGIPVVVDGAHAFAHLPFKQSDLGCEFYGTSLHKWLTAPIGTGFLYVRKRSIGKLWPLMAATAEQNEDIRKFEEIGTHPAANHNAIAEALTFYEMIGPERKAARLRYLRSLWVDRLRDVGNVTFHTNLDPAHSCGLTTVEIVGTEPAKLAGWLWDRHRIFVTSIGHDDFQGIRVTPNVYTTVEEMRRFGDAMLTAARSGIE; the protein is encoded by the coding sequence TTGCTCGCGGGGGTTGCGGGACTCGCGGCCCTTCGCAACGACGCGCTCGATACGCTAGATCGCTGGATCGGCAACGAGCGTTTAGGGAGTGGGGCGCAAGCGGCCGCTGACGAGGGGTTCTGGGCTCAGATTCAGCAGGCGTTCACGCTCGACCGCACGATGATCAACCTAAACAACGGCGGCGTCTGCCCCTCCCCGAGGGTCGTTCAGGACGCGCTCAGGCGGTATATCGAGTACTCGAACCAAGCGCCCAGCTACTACATGTGGCGGCACTTGGAGACCGAGGTGGAGTCCGTCAGAAGGCGGTTGGCCGAGGCGTTTGGCTGCGGGGCGGAGGAGATCGCCATCACGCGCAACGCAAGCGAGGCCCTGGAGAACTGCCTGTTCGGCTTCGACCTCCAACGAGAGGACGAGGTTTTGACGACGACGCTCGATTACCCAAGAATGATCACCACGATCCGCCAGCGCGAGCGGCGCGAGGGGATTCGGATGGTGCAGGTCAGAGTCCCGCCGGTCGTCGATTCGATGGAGGAGATCGTTCGCCGCATCGAAGAAGGGATTACGCCGCGAACCAAGCTCATCCTCTTCTGCCACGTTGTCTTCCTCAACGGCCAGATATTCCCTGCTCAGGCCATTTGCGCCTTGGGCGAGCGGCGGGGCATTCCCGTGGTCGTCGATGGAGCGCACGCCTTTGCGCACTTGCCCTTCAAGCAGTCCGACCTTGGGTGCGAGTTCTATGGAACCTCACTCCACAAGTGGCTTACCGCGCCCATTGGGACGGGTTTTCTCTACGTCCGCAAGCGAAGCATCGGAAAATTGTGGCCCCTGATGGCCGCCACCGCCGAGCAGAACGAGGACATTCGGAAGTTCGAGGAGATCGGCACCCACCCCGCCGCAAACCACAACGCCATTGCCGAAGCCCTTACCTTCTACGAAATGATCGGCCCCGAGCGAAAGGCCGCGAGGCTGCGGTACCTGAGGTCGCTTTGGGTCGATCGTCTGCGGGACGTTGGCAACGTGACGTTCCACACGAACCTCGACCCCGCTCACTCTTGCGGGCTCACGACCGTCGAAATCGTCGGAACCGAACCCGCCAAGCTCGCCGGTTGGCTGTGGGACCGCCACCGCATCTTCGTGACCTCGATTGGGCACGACGACTTTCAGGGGATTCGCGTGACCCCCAACGTCTATACGACCGTCGAGGAGATGCGGAGGTTTGGCGACGCCATGCTGACGGCCGCGAGGTCCGGGATCGAGTGA
- a CDS encoding phosphopantetheine adenylyltransferase encodes MIGSMVRRAVYPGSFDPPTLGHLDIMERASRLFDEVIVSVGVNLAKTPLLTAEQRLECLEEIAKPLSNVRIARFEGLLVEHARSLGAYAVVRGLRATSDFEYEFQMAMVNRRLAPDVETVFFMTKWEHSYLSSSMVREVALLGGDYSEMVPGPVGQVLARAISNRT; translated from the coding sequence ATGATCGGGTCTATGGTTCGCCGCGCCGTGTACCCCGGATCGTTCGATCCACCCACTCTTGGGCACCTCGACATCATGGAGCGAGCTTCGAGGCTGTTCGACGAGGTGATCGTGTCGGTGGGCGTGAACTTGGCCAAGACGCCTCTGCTGACCGCCGAGCAGCGCCTCGAATGCTTGGAGGAGATCGCAAAGCCCCTCTCGAACGTGAGGATCGCCCGATTCGAAGGGCTGCTCGTCGAGCACGCCCGGTCGCTGGGGGCATATGCGGTAGTCAGGGGATTGCGGGCGACTTCCGACTTCGAGTACGAGTTTCAAATGGCGATGGTGAATCGCCGCCTGGCGCCGGACGTCGAGACGGTGTTCTTTATGACCAAGTGGGAACACAGCTACCTGAGCAGCAGCATGGTGCGTGAGGTGGCCCTCTTGGGGGGCGACTATTCCGAGATGGTTCCGGGGCCGGTCGGGCAGGTGCTAGCGCGGGCGATCTCGAATCGAACCTAG
- a CDS encoding DNA-binding transcriptional regulator GbsR, MarR family, whose product MSKNFENSNETESIGAAQSLFILEWGRMSSSWGINRTMAQIHALLFVTGRALGVDEIMSALQISRGNASMNLRELMDWGIVRRFRKPGDRKDTYVSDSDAWRMFLRVARAKKRRELDPTAEAIRECLGKLPAHAQSEGAQILKERLNDLLDVFRTLDLIYEHALATDEAFEQTLRLFRPTPDGPATDAP is encoded by the coding sequence ATGTCCAAGAATTTTGAAAACTCGAATGAAACCGAGAGCATAGGCGCCGCGCAGAGCCTCTTCATCCTCGAGTGGGGGAGGATGAGTTCGAGTTGGGGCATCAATCGTACGATGGCGCAAATTCACGCTCTGCTCTTTGTGACCGGGCGCGCGTTGGGCGTCGACGAAATCATGTCCGCGCTCCAAATCAGTCGCGGAAACGCCTCGATGAACCTGCGCGAACTCATGGATTGGGGGATCGTTCGGAGGTTTCGTAAGCCGGGCGACCGCAAAGACACCTACGTCAGCGACAGTGACGCCTGGAGGATGTTCCTCCGAGTGGCTCGTGCCAAGAAACGACGAGAACTCGACCCCACGGCCGAGGCCATCCGCGAGTGCTTGGGAAAACTCCCGGCCCACGCGCAGTCCGAAGGCGCGCAAATCCTCAAAGAACGGCTCAACGACCTCCTGGACGTGTTTCGAACTCTCGACCTGATCTATGAGCACGCGCTGGCGACCGACGAGGCGTTCGAACAAACTCTGCGGCTGTTTCGGCCAACCCCCGATGGCCCAGCTACCGACGCTCCCTGA
- a CDS encoding ferredoxin yields MPYVITEPCIGVKDKSCMEVCPVDCIYEGDDMVYIHPDECIDCGLCEPECPVTAIFVDTDVPSNWVEYIELNRKEGTRLSQAGK; encoded by the coding sequence TTGCCCTACGTAATTACCGAACCTTGCATTGGTGTCAAAGACAAGTCTTGCATGGAAGTTTGCCCCGTCGATTGCATCTACGAGGGAGACGACATGGTGTACATCCACCCCGATGAGTGCATCGATTGTGGGCTCTGCGAGCCGGAGTGCCCCGTGACGGCGATCTTCGTGGATACCGACGTGCCCTCCAACTGGGTCGAGTACATCGAATTGAACCGCAAGGAAGGCACAAGGCTCTCGCAAGCTGGAAAGTAG
- a CDS encoding DNA-binding transcriptional regulator, AcrR family yields the protein MSDAGGREKLLAAARNLFPRSSYAEVGVAQLLEEAGVKAPTLYYHFGDKEGLFVAHVEQELGSLGAHLRLLAQTHNSLQAALADLASALAEFTAVDLEGALEAGRKMRKPSHQERIQESYVRNVFEPIASLLQSAMDRGEMKREPAGRLVVLFQSGALQLCSGRSDLAGRAPSDWWAETFVRAFAAR from the coding sequence TTGAGCGACGCAGGCGGCCGTGAAAAGCTGCTCGCAGCGGCGAGGAACCTGTTCCCGCGGTCGAGCTACGCCGAGGTGGGCGTCGCCCAACTCCTCGAAGAGGCGGGGGTGAAGGCGCCGACCCTCTACTATCACTTTGGCGATAAGGAAGGTCTCTTCGTGGCGCACGTCGAGCAAGAACTCGGCAGTCTCGGAGCCCATTTGCGGCTGCTCGCCCAAACCCATAACTCCCTTCAAGCCGCCCTCGCCGACCTCGCTTCGGCTCTGGCCGAGTTCACCGCGGTCGACCTCGAGGGCGCTCTCGAAGCCGGAAGGAAGATGCGCAAACCCTCCCATCAAGAGAGGATTCAGGAGTCCTATGTTCGCAATGTCTTCGAACCGATCGCCTCGTTGCTGCAAAGCGCGATGGACCGGGGCGAGATGAAGAGGGAGCCTGCGGGCCGCTTGGTGGTTCTGTTTCAGTCCGGCGCGCTCCAACTCTGCTCGGGAAGGTCGGACCTGGCGGGCAGAGCGCCCTCCGATTGGTGGGCTGAGACGTTCGTTCGCGCGTTTGCAGCGAGGTGA
- a CDS encoding iron-sulfur cluster assembly accessory protein codes for MAITLTERAITELKDLMASQDKSSAALRVWVAGGGCSGFQYGMALDDGEPEDGDQTFVQDGINIRIDDLSLNYMDGSSVDYVDDPMGGGFKIDNPMAVRSCGCGNSFQTEGSEAPSGCGGCGGG; via the coding sequence TTGGCCATCACTCTGACTGAACGCGCTATTACCGAACTGAAGGACCTCATGGCGTCCCAAGACAAATCGTCCGCTGCCCTTCGCGTATGGGTGGCTGGAGGCGGATGCTCCGGGTTCCAATACGGAATGGCCCTCGACGACGGCGAGCCAGAGGACGGCGATCAGACGTTTGTTCAGGACGGAATCAACATCCGGATCGACGACCTAAGCCTCAACTACATGGACGGTAGCTCGGTGGATTATGTGGATGACCCTATGGGGGGCGGCTTCAAGATCGACAATCCGATGGCGGTCCGAAGTTGTGGCTGCGGCAACTCGTTCCAGACGGAAGGCTCCGAGGCGCCGAGCGGCTGCGGCGGTTGCGGCGGCGGGTAG